One genomic region from Flagellimonas oceani encodes:
- a CDS encoding DASH family cryptochrome, whose product MNTSLIWFGNNLRIHDNEALHLAGRADRLIAVYFFDPRQFQIGPFGFKKTERFRAKFLLESVHQLKTNLEQHNISLLVYHEKPEDRIPELVEHFNISQVFLQNEWTSEEAHVIQETQKRVSETVTFHKTFDQFLFHPEDIPFDSYEQIPQVFTAFRKKCEKQAQVRPCFDKPRAFGIENRVEPTTEIPTLKQLGFSNFETDPKSAFPFKGGEDNALNRMQHYFWDTKKLAYYKKTRNGLVGADYSSKFSPWLANGSISARTIYWEIKRFENEIKKNQDTYWLIFELIWRDYFKYVSLKHGNQIFKIDGILHKAYDWNSNEAAKHDWINGNTDDDFVNANMIEIQQTGWMSNRGRQNVASYWSKHLKEDWRIGASYFEAMLIDYDVHSNWGNWMYNSGVGNDTRNRIFNTKRQAEMYDPNKKFQRLWLQPTLF is encoded by the coding sequence ATGAACACTAGCCTTATTTGGTTCGGGAACAACCTTCGGATTCATGATAACGAAGCGCTACATTTAGCGGGCCGGGCCGATAGATTGATAGCCGTTTATTTTTTTGACCCCAGACAATTCCAAATAGGGCCGTTTGGATTTAAAAAAACAGAACGTTTTCGGGCCAAATTCTTATTGGAATCGGTGCATCAATTAAAAACAAATCTCGAACAACACAACATTTCCTTATTGGTTTATCACGAAAAACCAGAGGACAGAATTCCCGAGTTGGTGGAACACTTCAACATCAGTCAAGTTTTTCTGCAAAATGAATGGACTTCCGAAGAGGCACATGTGATTCAAGAAACTCAAAAGCGCGTTTCTGAAACGGTCACTTTCCACAAAACCTTTGACCAGTTTCTTTTTCACCCCGAAGACATTCCTTTTGATTCCTATGAACAGATTCCACAGGTATTTACGGCTTTCCGTAAAAAATGCGAAAAACAAGCTCAAGTAAGACCATGCTTTGATAAACCAAGAGCATTCGGCATAGAAAATCGAGTGGAACCGACAACGGAGATACCTACATTGAAACAACTTGGCTTCTCCAATTTTGAAACGGACCCCAAATCGGCCTTTCCGTTTAAAGGAGGTGAGGACAATGCCTTAAACCGTATGCAGCACTATTTTTGGGACACCAAAAAGCTGGCTTATTATAAAAAAACAAGAAATGGACTGGTAGGTGCCGATTACAGCTCTAAATTCTCACCTTGGTTGGCCAATGGCAGTATTTCCGCCCGTACGATATATTGGGAAATAAAACGTTTTGAAAATGAGATCAAAAAGAATCAGGATACCTATTGGTTGATTTTTGAGCTTATTTGGCGGGACTATTTCAAATATGTTTCCCTAAAGCACGGTAACCAAATCTTTAAAATTGATGGTATTCTCCACAAAGCTTATGATTGGAACTCCAATGAAGCTGCCAAACACGACTGGATCAACGGAAATACGGATGACGATTTTGTAAATGCCAATATGATAGAGATTCAACAAACAGGCTGGATGAGCAACCGTGGCCGACAAAATGTAGCAAGTTATTGGTCCAAGCACCTTAAAGAGGATTGGCGCATTGGAGCTTCTTATTTTGAAGCGATGCTCATTGATTACGATGTGCACAGCAATTGGGGCAATTGGATGTACAACAGCGGCGTGGGCAACGACACTCGCAACAGAATTTTTAATACCAAAAGGCAGGCGGAGATGTACGACCCGAACAAAAAGTTCCAACGCCTTTGGCTGCAACCGACTTTATTTTGA
- a CDS encoding DUF2256 domain-containing protein, which yields MVHKKPYLATKTCPICKRPFAWRKKWAKDWEQVIYCSERCRKNKNKNEH from the coding sequence TTGGTGCACAAGAAACCGTATTTGGCCACTAAAACATGTCCCATTTGTAAAAGACCCTTTGCTTGGAGAAAAAAGTGGGCGAAAGATTGGGAACAGGTCATTTATTGTAGTGAAAGATGCAGAAAAAATAAAAACAAGAATGAACACTAG
- a CDS encoding FAD-dependent oxidoreductase: MAQTPKNIAIIGSGLVGSLLAIYLRRIGHQVTVFDRRPDIRTIKFSGRSINLAMSNRGWRSLDEVGIGKKIKEIAIPLDKRAMHVNDKPVYFQKYGKDGEAIWSISRGILNKRMIDLAEEEGAVFRFNEKVWDVDLPDAKIYTGDTEKSEWKEYQYDLIFGCDGAFSRVRHKMQRRSRFNYSQNFIDVGYKELTIPANENGTHKLDKNSFHIWPRGEFMLIAMPNIDGSFTCTLFLPFEGEISFESMKTEDDAREFFKKYFPNVRKDIEDLTKDFFNHPTSAMVTMKCYPWTYWDKVALVGDSAHAIVPFYGQGMNAGFEDIYVLNQLMEKHGDNWETIFSEYQEERKPNADAIAELSYRNFMEMSSKTADPKFLLQKKIEKHFASKHPEKWVPVYSRVTFSDRPYAEALAIGDRQEAIMQQIMQTPNIESQWDSKEVENKILELLRD, from the coding sequence ATGGCACAGACTCCAAAAAATATAGCCATCATCGGTTCCGGATTGGTGGGTTCCCTATTAGCAATATATCTTCGAAGAATTGGACATCAGGTTACCGTTTTTGATAGAAGACCGGATATTAGGACCATCAAGTTTTCGGGGAGGTCCATTAACTTGGCCATGAGCAACCGCGGTTGGCGCTCCTTAGATGAGGTCGGTATCGGTAAGAAAATCAAGGAGATTGCCATTCCACTGGATAAAAGGGCCATGCACGTGAACGATAAACCCGTGTATTTTCAGAAATATGGTAAGGATGGTGAGGCCATTTGGTCCATTTCGCGGGGAATTCTTAACAAGCGTATGATCGATTTGGCAGAGGAGGAGGGAGCTGTTTTTCGATTTAATGAAAAGGTTTGGGACGTTGATTTACCAGATGCCAAAATCTATACGGGCGATACGGAAAAAAGTGAATGGAAGGAGTATCAGTATGACTTGATCTTTGGCTGTGATGGTGCTTTTTCAAGAGTTCGCCATAAAATGCAACGCCGTAGTAGGTTCAATTATTCCCAAAACTTTATCGATGTCGGGTACAAGGAACTTACCATACCTGCCAATGAGAATGGCACGCACAAATTGGACAAGAACTCCTTCCATATATGGCCGCGGGGGGAATTTATGCTCATTGCCATGCCCAATATTGATGGCAGTTTTACCTGTACGCTGTTTTTGCCTTTTGAAGGCGAGATTTCTTTTGAGAGCATGAAAACGGAGGATGACGCCAGGGAATTCTTTAAAAAGTACTTCCCGAACGTGCGGAAAGATATCGAAGACCTGACCAAGGACTTTTTCAACCACCCCACAAGTGCCATGGTAACCATGAAGTGCTACCCTTGGACGTACTGGGACAAAGTGGCTCTAGTGGGCGATTCGGCCCATGCCATCGTTCCCTTTTATGGGCAGGGCATGAACGCTGGTTTTGAGGATATCTATGTGCTCAACCAACTTATGGAAAAACACGGGGATAACTGGGAAACCATTTTTTCCGAATATCAGGAAGAACGCAAACCCAATGCAGATGCCATTGCAGAGCTCAGCTATAGGAACTTTATGGAAATGAGCAGTAAAACAGCTGATCCAAAGTTTCTGTTGCAAAAGAAGATTGAAAAACACTTTGCAAGCAAACACCCGGAAAAGTGGGTGCCCGTATACAGTCGTGTCACTTTTTCGGACAGACCTTATGCCGAAGCACTGGCAATCGGTGATAGACAGGAGGCCATTATGCAACAAATAATGCAAACACCCAATATCGAGTCGCAATGGGATTCCAAGGAAGTGGAGAACAAAATTCTGGAACTTTTAAGAGATTAA
- a CDS encoding zinc ribbon domain-containing protein — protein MANKKESTVEDKLRALYDLQLIDSRVDEIRNVRGELPLEVQDLEDEVLGLKTRMDKLKTDVETVNFEITAKKNLIDESKALIKKYSEQQKNVRNSREFNSLSKEVEFQELEIQLAEKNIKEFKAQIEQKKEVIATTKEKLSERESHLKHKKGELDAILAETEKEEKALLKKSEEYEEKIEDRLVQAYKRIRQNVKNGLAVVPVERGASGGSFFTIPPQVQVEIASRKKIITDEHSGRILVDPLLAEEEQERMEKLFAKI, from the coding sequence ATGGCGAACAAGAAAGAAAGCACTGTAGAGGATAAATTGAGAGCATTGTACGATTTGCAGCTTATTGACTCTAGGGTGGATGAAATCCGCAACGTTAGAGGCGAATTGCCTTTGGAAGTACAGGACTTGGAAGACGAAGTCCTAGGTCTTAAAACCAGAATGGACAAATTGAAAACTGATGTTGAAACGGTCAACTTTGAGATCACTGCCAAGAAAAATCTTATCGATGAGTCCAAGGCGCTTATCAAAAAATATAGCGAACAGCAGAAAAATGTAAGGAACAGCCGCGAGTTCAATTCCCTGAGCAAAGAAGTGGAGTTCCAAGAGCTGGAAATTCAATTGGCCGAAAAGAACATTAAAGAGTTCAAAGCACAAATTGAGCAGAAAAAAGAAGTGATCGCCACCACCAAGGAAAAACTATCCGAACGTGAAAGCCACTTAAAGCACAAAAAAGGCGAACTGGACGCTATTCTTGCGGAAACAGAGAAAGAGGAAAAAGCCCTTTTGAAGAAATCCGAAGAATATGAGGAAAAAATTGAAGATCGCTTGGTGCAGGCCTACAAAAGAATTCGCCAAAATGTGAAAAACGGTTTGGCAGTCGTTCCAGTGGAGCGTGGCGCTTCCGGAGGTTCGTTCTTTACCATTCCCCCACAGGTACAGGTTGAGATTGCTTCCCGCAAAAAAATAATTACCGATGAGCACAGTGGAAGGATTTTGGTCGACCCACTTTTAGCTGAAGAGGAGCAAGAAAGAATGGAAAAACTTTTTGCAAAAATCTAA
- a CDS encoding Nif3-like dinuclear metal center hexameric protein produces MTVTEIAKVLEELAPLAHAEDFDNVGLLVGDPKMNVKGVLVTLDTLENVVDEAIEKKCNLIVSFHPIIFKGLKRLTGSNYVERVVLKAIANNIAIYSMHTALDNSKMGVNAKICEVLGLKNPEILIPKANSIKKLTTYAPLADAESIKLALFKAGAGEIGKYSNCSYSSEGIGSFKAESGANPSVGKVGEVHFEKEAQINVIFSFEKEKGILKALFDAHPYEEIAYEILTLENTNQDLGMGMIGNLENEMDEEQFLLMAKKRMDASVVRHSKLLGKRVNKVAVLGGSGAFAIGAAKRAGADILVTADLKYHDFYQAENQLVIADMGHFETEQFTKDLLVDYLTKKIPNFAVSLSESITNPIKYL; encoded by the coding sequence ATGACCGTTACCGAGATAGCAAAAGTGCTTGAAGAATTGGCGCCCCTGGCACACGCCGAGGATTTTGACAACGTGGGTCTGTTGGTGGGCGACCCCAAAATGAACGTTAAAGGTGTCTTGGTTACCTTGGACACGTTGGAAAATGTAGTGGACGAAGCCATTGAGAAAAAATGCAATCTGATCGTAAGCTTCCATCCCATCATTTTTAAAGGATTAAAAAGATTGACGGGAAGCAACTATGTTGAGCGTGTTGTGCTGAAGGCCATTGCCAATAACATTGCCATTTACAGTATGCACACTGCGCTGGACAACAGTAAAATGGGGGTGAATGCCAAAATTTGTGAGGTTTTGGGGCTGAAAAACCCCGAAATCCTGATTCCAAAGGCCAATAGCATCAAAAAACTGACCACCTACGCTCCTTTGGCCGATGCCGAAAGTATAAAATTGGCACTCTTTAAAGCCGGTGCCGGTGAAATTGGCAAATACAGTAATTGCAGCTACAGTTCGGAAGGCATTGGTAGCTTTAAGGCCGAGAGCGGTGCCAATCCATCTGTAGGAAAAGTTGGTGAGGTCCATTTTGAAAAAGAGGCACAAATCAATGTAATTTTCTCTTTTGAAAAGGAGAAAGGCATTTTAAAGGCACTTTTTGATGCCCATCCGTATGAGGAAATTGCCTATGAAATACTGACCTTGGAGAATACCAATCAGGATTTGGGCATGGGAATGATCGGCAATCTTGAAAATGAAATGGACGAAGAACAGTTTCTCCTTATGGCCAAGAAACGCATGGACGCCTCCGTGGTGAGGCACTCCAAACTATTGGGAAAAAGGGTAAACAAAGTCGCCGTATTAGGGGGTAGCGGGGCATTTGCCATTGGGGCCGCAAAGCGAGCCGGGGCCGATATTTTGGTAACCGCCGACCTGAAATACCATGATTTTTACCAAGCCGAAAACCAGTTGGTAATAGCCGATATGGGGCACTTTGAAACTGAGCAGTTTACAAAAGATTTATTGGTTGATTATCTTACGAAAAAAATTCCTAATTTTGCAGTCTCTTTATCGGAGAGTATAACGAATCCCATCAAGTATTTATAA
- the lpxK gene encoding tetraacyldisaccharide 4'-kinase, producing MLQLLRKIAFPISLVYALVVYVRNFLFDVGIFSSKSYKTPTICVGNLSVGGTGKTPMTEYLLRILEHRKTAVLSRGYKRRSEGFYLADVESTVLELGDEPYQIHKKFPDVAVAVDADRRNGIERLEAMVRPEVIVLDDAFQHRKVKPTYAILLTTYQNLYADDWYLPTGNLRDAKKEAKRADVIIVTKCPESLDEIEKHKVVDKLGPKAHQNVLFASLKYQDFVTDGEDDNISLSNLKDKELALVTGIASPKPLVQYLEGAGIGFKHFEFGDHHHFTDRDIEQFKGFELILTTEKDFVRLKGRVDKLYYLEIAHSFSATDEKVLKLAIEGLF from the coding sequence ATGCTTCAATTGCTTCGGAAAATAGCGTTCCCCATTTCGTTGGTCTATGCCCTGGTGGTTTATGTTCGAAACTTCTTGTTCGATGTGGGTATTTTTTCATCCAAATCGTACAAAACACCGACCATTTGTGTGGGCAACTTAAGTGTTGGTGGTACTGGAAAGACCCCGATGACGGAATATTTGCTTCGGATTTTGGAGCATCGGAAGACTGCAGTTTTGAGCAGGGGCTATAAGCGTAGATCGGAAGGGTTTTATTTGGCCGATGTTGAAAGTACTGTTTTGGAGTTGGGGGATGAGCCCTATCAAATCCATAAAAAATTTCCCGATGTGGCCGTTGCTGTAGATGCGGACAGGCGAAACGGCATCGAGCGGTTGGAAGCAATGGTAAGGCCAGAGGTGATTGTCTTGGACGATGCATTTCAGCACAGAAAGGTGAAACCGACTTATGCCATTTTGTTGACCACATATCAAAATTTATACGCGGATGATTGGTATTTGCCCACGGGAAACCTTCGTGATGCCAAAAAAGAGGCCAAAAGGGCCGATGTGATCATTGTGACCAAATGCCCTGAATCATTGGATGAAATTGAAAAGCACAAGGTGGTGGACAAGTTAGGTCCAAAAGCACATCAAAATGTTTTGTTTGCAAGTTTAAAGTATCAAGATTTTGTAACGGATGGAGAAGATGACAACATCTCATTATCCAACTTAAAAGATAAAGAACTGGCCTTGGTCACGGGCATTGCCTCGCCCAAACCTTTGGTTCAATACTTGGAAGGGGCAGGAATTGGTTTTAAGCATTTCGAGTTTGGCGACCATCATCACTTCACCGATAGGGACATTGAACAGTTCAAAGGGTTCGAACTGATTCTGACCACGGAAAAAGACTTCGTAAGATTAAAAGGTAGGGTCGACAAGCTGTATTATTTGGAAATTGCCCATAGTTTCTCAGCAACGGATGAAAAAGTGCTGAAACTTGCCATTGAAGGCTTGTTTTAG
- a CDS encoding ATP-binding protein: MCTQILFAQNDGNSTSNIKAIFNDFMKYRHENNVDKALETLNQAANIAESNEDSKLLLDTYHQYARLYLEEGDRETAVFYWDRASILLKDTSYSFGQAFHLYLDAALRFNEGNNFQALKQLEESKKLSNNRNLTNNILLQEAYIYTNIEKYNDAIKNLHALIVNSDDKERAYLATKANLQLANISVTLNDPEEGIIHSKAALELAEKHGFSKEIKNAYEQLSGIYESKQNYSESLFYTKGLAKIKDSIFNVEKAKLEANTADKIRFDHQMNELNKLQAKNEELSESKNRSEITAILTSAFLTIISLLAVSLFRNNQIKLKTNDLLYTKNKELEVARDAAVSAMEAKTNFLSTVTHELRTPLYAVTGLTHLLLEENPSEHQKEHLKSLKFSGEYLLNFINDILQINKIDAEKLEPLSIEFKLHKVLDDVVESLQQNAHEKKTELILDYDPTIPKKLMGDPIKLSQIFMNLVGNALKFTKNGRVEVIAKMLRKEEDQVKLYFEVRDNGIGISEDQQQNIFESFEQGSIQINREYGGTGLGLTIVKSLLGLFGSTIHLESELGHGSSFYFEMDLDYESKEGEDISFELNLEEFQFKGLHVLVVEDNKINQVITKKMLTKKEITCDIANNGNEAIDMAKNNTYDAILMDIHMPGISGEEATRQIRKFDEVIPIIALTAISLDDSLDSFYEAGCNDVVTKPFKPEVFYHKIGENIFRSKMEGPV, translated from the coding sequence ATGTGCACACAAATCCTTTTTGCCCAAAATGACGGCAATTCCACGTCCAACATCAAAGCGATTTTTAATGATTTTATGAAATATCGCCACGAGAACAACGTGGACAAGGCCCTTGAAACGCTAAACCAAGCGGCCAATATTGCCGAAAGCAATGAAGATTCCAAGCTTTTGCTGGACACATACCATCAATATGCCAGGCTTTATTTGGAAGAAGGGGACCGGGAAACAGCCGTATTTTACTGGGACCGTGCAAGCATATTGTTAAAGGATACCTCATATTCCTTCGGGCAAGCCTTCCATTTATACCTGGACGCCGCACTTAGGTTCAATGAAGGAAACAACTTCCAAGCCCTTAAACAATTGGAAGAATCCAAAAAGCTCAGCAACAACAGGAACCTTACCAACAACATACTCCTGCAAGAGGCATACATCTATACCAATATAGAAAAGTACAACGATGCCATAAAAAATCTTCATGCACTCATTGTAAATTCCGACGATAAGGAACGTGCCTATTTGGCCACCAAGGCCAACCTGCAATTGGCAAATATCAGCGTAACCTTAAATGACCCCGAAGAAGGCATCATCCATTCCAAAGCTGCTTTGGAACTTGCCGAAAAACATGGTTTTTCCAAAGAAATCAAAAATGCTTACGAACAATTGTCGGGCATATATGAATCAAAACAAAATTACTCGGAATCCCTGTTTTACACCAAGGGACTGGCAAAAATAAAGGACTCCATATTCAATGTTGAAAAGGCCAAATTGGAAGCCAATACAGCAGACAAAATACGGTTCGACCACCAAATGAACGAGCTGAACAAGCTCCAGGCAAAAAACGAGGAATTGAGCGAATCGAAAAACCGTTCGGAGATCACCGCCATTTTAACCTCTGCCTTTTTGACCATAATCTCCCTTTTGGCGGTCTCCCTGTTCCGGAACAACCAAATAAAACTAAAGACAAACGACCTGCTCTACACCAAAAACAAAGAGCTGGAGGTGGCCAGGGATGCGGCCGTATCGGCCATGGAGGCCAAAACCAATTTCCTTTCCACCGTTACCCACGAATTGCGCACACCTTTGTACGCAGTAACAGGGCTTACGCATCTTTTATTGGAAGAAAACCCTTCCGAGCACCAAAAGGAACATTTAAAATCCTTGAAATTCTCCGGGGAATATCTTTTGAACTTTATCAACGATATTCTACAGATCAATAAAATCGATGCAGAAAAATTGGAGCCGCTCAGCATCGAGTTCAAATTGCACAAAGTGCTGGACGATGTAGTAGAATCGCTGCAACAAAATGCCCACGAGAAAAAAACAGAGCTTATACTGGATTACGACCCCACCATCCCTAAAAAATTGATGGGAGACCCCATAAAATTGTCCCAAATTTTCATGAACTTGGTCGGGAACGCCCTTAAGTTCACCAAAAACGGTAGGGTCGAGGTCATTGCCAAAATGCTCAGAAAGGAAGAGGACCAAGTAAAACTCTATTTTGAAGTAAGGGACAACGGAATCGGGATTTCGGAAGACCAACAACAGAACATTTTTGAAAGCTTTGAACAGGGATCTATCCAGATCAACAGGGAATATGGAGGCACAGGCCTTGGTTTGACCATTGTTAAAAGTCTTCTGGGACTATTTGGAAGTACCATTCACCTTGAGAGCGAACTCGGCCATGGAAGCTCCTTTTACTTTGAAATGGACCTGGATTACGAAAGCAAAGAAGGAGAGGATATTTCGTTCGAGCTCAATCTTGAAGAATTCCAATTTAAAGGATTGCACGTACTCGTGGTAGAGGACAACAAGATAAACCAGGTGATCACCAAAAAAATGCTCACCAAAAAAGAAATCACCTGCGACATTGCCAACAATGGCAACGAAGCCATTGACATGGCCAAGAACAACACCTACGATGCCATTTTAATGGACATACACATGCCCGGCATCAGTGGTGAAGAGGCCACAAGGCAAATACGAAAGTTTGACGAAGTTATCCCCATTATCGCCCTAACGGCCATTTCGTTGGATGATAGTTTGGACAGCTTTTACGAAGCAGGCTGCAACGATGTGGTCACCAAACCCTTTAAGCCAGAAGTGTTCTACCATAAAATCGGAGAAAATATCTTTAGGAGCAAAATGGAGGGGCCCGTCTAA
- the gap gene encoding type I glyceraldehyde-3-phosphate dehydrogenase — protein MKNITVGINGFGRIGRTLFRLLLDHPNINVVAINDLANAETLAHLLKYDSIHGALTIDISHKNGHIIVDGNEIPIINHHHPKEIDWKSHRVDIVVESTGKFKKREDLDFHLKNGAKKVILSVPPLDDSIKMVVMGVNEGIVNSEDQIISNASCTTNNAAPMIKVVNELCGIEQAYITTIHSYTSDQSLHDSPHRDLRRSRAAGQSIIPTTTGAAKALTSIFPALSDVIGGCGIRVPVPNGSLTDITFNVIQETSIEEINATFKRQAENNLKGILNYTEDPIVSIDINNSCYSCTFDSLMTSVIGKMVKIIGWYDNETGYCSRIIDLIVLLIKKKYV, from the coding sequence ATGAAAAACATCACTGTTGGAATAAATGGCTTCGGCCGTATTGGCAGAACACTTTTCAGACTTTTGCTCGACCATCCGAACATCAATGTCGTAGCGATAAACGATCTGGCCAATGCCGAAACTTTGGCACATCTGCTAAAATATGATAGCATCCACGGGGCGTTGACCATTGATATCTCCCATAAAAACGGTCATATTATTGTTGATGGAAACGAAATACCCATAATCAATCACCATCATCCCAAAGAAATAGATTGGAAGTCCCACCGAGTGGATATTGTAGTGGAATCCACGGGGAAATTCAAAAAAAGGGAAGATTTGGACTTCCACCTTAAAAATGGGGCCAAAAAAGTGATTCTTTCCGTTCCACCGTTGGACGACTCTATCAAAATGGTGGTCATGGGCGTCAATGAAGGGATTGTCAATAGTGAGGACCAAATCATCTCTAACGCTTCCTGCACCACCAACAATGCAGCGCCAATGATCAAGGTCGTCAACGAGCTGTGCGGCATAGAACAAGCTTACATTACAACCATACATTCCTATACATCGGACCAAAGCCTCCACGACAGCCCGCACAGGGACCTTCGCAGGTCCAGAGCTGCCGGACAATCCATTATCCCCACCACTACCGGGGCTGCAAAGGCATTGACCAGTATTTTCCCCGCATTGTCAGATGTAATTGGCGGATGTGGTATCCGAGTGCCCGTACCCAATGGTTCGCTTACCGATATCACCTTTAATGTAATCCAGGAAACGTCCATTGAAGAAATAAATGCTACCTTTAAAAGGCAAGCGGAAAACAACCTTAAAGGAATTCTCAATTATACCGAAGACCCTATTGTTTCTATCGACATAAACAATAGTTGTTACTCTTGTACGTTTGATTCATTGATGACCTCCGTGATTGGCAAAATGGTGAAAATCATTGGGTGGTACGATAACGAGACTGGATATTGCTCCAGAATTATTGATTTAATAGTTTTGCTCATAAAGAAAAAATACGTTTGA
- the lipA gene encoding lipoyl synthase: MSTSVAENVIPPKGKPKWLRVKLPTGKKYTQLRGLVDKYDLHTICTSGSCPNMGECWGEGTATFMILGNICTRSCGFCGVKTGRPETVDWAEPEKVARSIKIMQIKHAVLTSVDRDDLKDMGSIIWAETVKAVRRMNPETTMETLIPDFQGISTHLDRILKVAPEVISHNMETVKRLTREVRIQAKYDRSLEVLDYLKKNGANRTKSGIMLGLGEEESEVIATMEDLRKANVDVITIGQYLQPSKKHLPVKQFILPEQFKKYEELGLEMGFRHVESGALVRSSYKAHKHIH, translated from the coding sequence ATGAGCACAAGCGTAGCAGAAAACGTAATACCGCCCAAAGGAAAGCCCAAGTGGCTAAGGGTTAAGCTCCCAACGGGTAAAAAATATACCCAGCTAAGGGGGCTTGTGGACAAGTACGACCTACATACCATCTGTACCTCCGGTAGCTGCCCCAATATGGGCGAATGTTGGGGAGAGGGAACAGCTACTTTTATGATCTTGGGAAACATCTGTACCCGCTCCTGCGGATTTTGCGGTGTAAAAACCGGCCGTCCGGAAACAGTGGACTGGGCAGAACCGGAAAAAGTGGCCCGTTCCATAAAAATTATGCAAATAAAGCATGCCGTGCTCACCTCCGTGGACAGGGACGACCTTAAAGATATGGGTTCCATTATATGGGCAGAAACGGTGAAAGCCGTAAGACGGATGAACCCAGAAACCACAATGGAAACACTGATTCCCGATTTTCAGGGCATCTCCACCCATTTGGACAGAATATTAAAAGTGGCCCCTGAAGTGATTTCCCATAACATGGAAACCGTAAAAAGGCTGACACGCGAAGTAAGGATTCAGGCCAAGTACGATAGAAGCCTCGAAGTATTGGACTATTTGAAGAAAAATGGGGCGAACAGGACCAAATCGGGCATCATGCTGGGCTTGGGCGAAGAAGAAAGCGAGGTAATCGCCACCATGGAAGATCTTAGAAAGGCAAATGTTGATGTAATCACCATTGGACAGTACCTTCAACCATCCAAAAAACACTTGCCCGTAAAACAGTTCATACTTCCGGAACAATTTAAAAAATATGAGGAACTAGGACTGGAAATGGGTTTTAGGCATGTGGAAAGCGGGGCCTTGGTCCGCTCATCCTACAAAGCCCACAAGCATATACACTAG
- a CDS encoding RNA polymerase sigma factor yields the protein MEKTDDSINEIIQRAKEGNQIAFSNLVDTFWNDVYGFQVLRTKNENDAEDITIRTFSRAFDKIDTYDENYEFKTWLITISKNLHVDLLRKRKRSLMNEMESRGDEVKRVLDETPTVEDRLITEQNLANLLQDIKKLKPHYQEVINLRYFQEMSYADIAKELNEPVNNIKVKLLRAKKLLAEVIKKK from the coding sequence TTGGAAAAAACCGACGATTCCATCAACGAGATCATACAAAGGGCAAAAGAGGGAAACCAAATTGCCTTTAGTAACCTCGTAGACACTTTTTGGAACGATGTTTATGGTTTTCAGGTACTCCGCACCAAAAACGAGAACGATGCAGAGGACATTACCATAAGAACATTTTCCAGGGCTTTTGATAAAATTGACACCTACGACGAAAACTACGAGTTCAAAACCTGGCTCATCACCATTTCCAAAAACCTTCATGTAGACCTGCTTCGAAAACGCAAGCGTAGCCTCATGAACGAAATGGAGTCGCGCGGAGACGAGGTAAAAAGGGTTTTGGACGAGACACCCACCGTGGAGGACCGTTTGATTACAGAGCAAAATCTGGCCAATCTTTTGCAGGATATCAAAAAATTAAAACCGCACTACCAAGAAGTCATCAACCTACGCTATTTTCAGGAAATGAGCTATGCCGACATCGCCAAGGAGCTCAATGAGCCTGTCAATAATATTAAGGTAAAATTGCTCCGTGCCAAAAAACTTCTGGCAGAAGTCATCAAAAAAAAGTGA
- a CDS encoding membrane or secreted protein, whose product MKLVLVTIGLLALAFAGIAIKIWGKKNGEFAGTCASQSPFLNKDGEACGFCGKLPEEQDCKKDTVTNTQ is encoded by the coding sequence ATGAAGTTAGTATTGGTCACCATAGGATTGTTAGCACTTGCATTTGCAGGAATCGCCATTAAAATCTGGGGGAAAAAGAACGGCGAATTTGCAGGAACATGCGCGAGCCAAAGTCCTTTTTTGAACAAGGACGGCGAAGCTTGTGGTTTTTGTGGAAAACTACCGGAAGAACAAGATTGCAAGAAAGATACCGTTACGAATACCCAATAA